Proteins encoded within one genomic window of Nonomuraea gerenzanensis:
- a CDS encoding DEAD/DEAH box helicase, whose product MSSSTDLARYPAVFQPGDPPRSGQVAFLDPGGADLVTVTEEHDGQILTRPAPATLVPVGEAVAALARARMDPHAHPAARFWGAAALIALQLLTRGRILPGVTSGEHDSWRAGPLDAEDLRRVRELAAAMPAAARAIPLDGGTPGSGTPDGEPLDAEPLDGGPLLPDAEPLLRAFLDAVADAMPRSPGAVRATGTTAFAAAKPVKVPHLRRWSEEVSAGLDAGVRLSLRIEADDPASAEFRAVVQLHSLADPSLVVDAADLWQGRDPGFGARARIEATLAVRRAARAWPRLERLLESAVPDELTLSDGDVEDLLAGAADRLAAAGVDVHWPKSLVRGLSARAVIGERDPAPSDLPSFLGGHHLTSFDWQLALGGHRLTAAEMDRLAEAHRPVVRLRDQWVLIDPDLARKARQRDLKPLTGIEALGAALTGTVEVEGEQVPVEPTAWLEELRERLAEPAGIDPPQALAATLRDYQLAGLRWLARMTSLGLGACLADDMGLGKTITLIALHLHRAAEGAGPTLVVCPASLLGNWEREITRFAPGVPVRRYHGSNRALAEEGFVLTTYATMRLDAALLAAHRWGLVVADEAQHVKNPASGTAKALREIPAAARVALTGTPVENNLSELWAILDWTTPGLLGPLGRFRARWARPVESGDTDAAERLSRLVGAFLLRRRKSDPGIAPELPPKTETDRPVALTPEQAGLYEAVVREIMAQIAAAQGMARRGLVVKLLTGLKQICNHPAHYLHETSPRLTGRSGKLELLDELIDTIVAGDGAVLVFTQYVAMARLLERHLTDRGVPTQLLHGGTPVARREEMVQRFQDGSAPVFLLSLKAAGTGLNLTRADHVIHYDRWWNPAVEDQATDRAYRIGQTRPVQVHRLIAEGTIEDRIARMLTAKRSLAEAVLASGEAAFTELTDAELAALVELR is encoded by the coding sequence GTGAGCTCTTCGACGGATCTGGCCCGCTACCCGGCAGTCTTCCAACCCGGCGACCCGCCCAGATCCGGTCAGGTCGCCTTCCTCGACCCCGGCGGGGCGGACCTGGTCACCGTGACCGAGGAGCATGACGGGCAGATCCTGACCAGGCCCGCCCCGGCCACCCTCGTGCCCGTCGGGGAGGCGGTGGCGGCGCTGGCAAGGGCCCGCATGGACCCGCACGCCCATCCGGCCGCCCGCTTCTGGGGCGCCGCCGCGCTCATCGCGCTGCAGCTCCTGACCCGGGGGCGGATCCTGCCGGGCGTGACGTCCGGGGAGCACGACTCCTGGCGGGCCGGGCCGCTGGACGCCGAGGACCTGCGGCGCGTGCGTGAGCTGGCCGCCGCGATGCCCGCCGCCGCCCGCGCCATCCCCCTCGACGGCGGCACGCCCGGCTCTGGCACGCCCGACGGAGAGCCGCTCGACGCAGAGCCGCTCGACGGCGGTCCGCTGCTGCCGGACGCCGAACCGCTCCTGCGGGCCTTCCTGGACGCGGTCGCCGACGCCATGCCGCGCTCGCCCGGCGCCGTACGCGCCACCGGCACCACCGCCTTCGCCGCCGCCAAGCCCGTCAAGGTCCCCCACCTGCGCCGCTGGTCGGAGGAGGTCTCGGCCGGGCTGGACGCCGGCGTGCGCCTGTCGCTGCGCATCGAGGCCGACGACCCGGCCAGCGCCGAGTTCCGCGCCGTCGTCCAGCTGCACAGCCTCGCCGACCCGTCCCTCGTCGTGGACGCCGCCGACCTGTGGCAGGGCCGCGACCCCGGCTTCGGCGCCCGCGCCAGGATCGAGGCCACGCTCGCCGTCCGCCGCGCCGCCCGCGCCTGGCCTCGCCTGGAACGCCTGCTGGAAAGCGCCGTCCCCGACGAGCTCACGCTCTCCGACGGCGACGTCGAGGACCTCCTCGCCGGAGCCGCCGACCGCCTGGCCGCCGCCGGGGTGGACGTGCACTGGCCCAAGTCCCTCGTGCGCGGGCTCAGCGCCCGCGCCGTCATCGGCGAGCGCGACCCGGCGCCCTCCGACCTGCCCTCCTTCCTCGGCGGGCACCACCTGACCAGCTTCGACTGGCAGCTCGCCCTCGGCGGACACCGCCTGACCGCCGCCGAGATGGACCGCCTGGCAGAGGCCCACCGCCCCGTCGTACGGCTGCGCGACCAGTGGGTGCTCATCGACCCCGACCTGGCCCGCAAGGCCCGCCAGCGCGACCTGAAGCCCCTGACGGGCATCGAGGCGCTCGGCGCCGCCCTGACCGGCACGGTCGAGGTCGAGGGCGAGCAGGTGCCCGTCGAGCCCACCGCCTGGCTGGAGGAGCTGCGTGAGCGCCTTGCCGAGCCCGCCGGGATCGACCCGCCGCAGGCCCTGGCCGCCACCCTGCGCGACTACCAGCTCGCCGGGCTGCGCTGGCTGGCCAGGATGACCTCGCTCGGCCTGGGCGCCTGCCTGGCCGACGACATGGGCCTGGGCAAGACGATCACGCTCATCGCGCTGCACCTGCACCGCGCCGCCGAGGGCGCGGGCCCCACGCTCGTCGTCTGCCCCGCCTCGCTGCTGGGCAACTGGGAGCGCGAGATCACCAGGTTCGCGCCCGGCGTGCCCGTGCGCCGCTACCACGGCAGCAACCGGGCCCTGGCCGAGGAGGGGTTCGTGCTGACCACGTACGCCACCATGCGGCTGGACGCCGCCCTGCTGGCCGCCCACCGCTGGGGCCTGGTCGTCGCCGACGAGGCCCAGCACGTCAAGAACCCCGCCTCCGGCACCGCCAAGGCGCTGCGCGAGATCCCCGCCGCCGCCCGCGTCGCCCTCACCGGCACCCCCGTGGAGAACAACCTCTCCGAGCTGTGGGCCATCCTCGACTGGACCACGCCGGGGCTGCTCGGCCCCCTCGGCCGGTTCAGGGCCCGCTGGGCCAGGCCCGTGGAGTCCGGCGACACCGACGCGGCCGAGCGGCTCTCGCGGCTGGTCGGGGCGTTCCTGCTGCGCCGCCGCAAGAGCGACCCCGGCATCGCGCCCGAGCTGCCGCCCAAGACCGAGACCGACCGGCCCGTGGCCCTGACCCCCGAGCAGGCCGGCCTGTACGAGGCCGTGGTCCGCGAGATCATGGCCCAGATCGCCGCCGCCCAGGGCATGGCCAGGCGCGGCCTGGTCGTCAAGCTGCTCACCGGGCTCAAGCAGATCTGCAACCACCCCGCGCACTACCTGCACGAGACCAGCCCCCGCCTGACCGGCCGCTCCGGCAAGCTGGAGCTGCTCGACGAGCTGATCGACACCATCGTGGCCGGCGACGGCGCCGTGCTCGTCTTCACCCAGTACGTCGCCATGGCCCGCCTGCTGGAACGCCACCTCACCGACCGCGGCGTCCCCACCCAGCTCCTGCACGGCGGCACCCCCGTCGCCCGCCGCGAGGAGATGGTCCAGCGCTTCCAGGACGGCAGCGCCCCCGTGTTCCTGCTGTCGCTCAAGGCCGCCGGCACCGGCCTGAACCTGACCCGCGCCGACCACGTCATCCACTACGACCGCTGGTGGAACCCGGCCGTGGAGGACCAGGCCACCGACCGCGCCTACCGCATCGGCCAGACCAGGCCCGTCCAGGTGCACCGCCTCATCGCCGAAGGCACGATCGAGGACCGCATCGCCCGCATGCTCACCGCCAAACGCTCGCTCGCCGAGGCCGTGCTGGCCTCCGGCGAGGCCGCCTTCACCGAGCTGACCGACGCCGAGCTGGCCGCCCTCGTGGAGCTGAGATGA